CCTCCTGCTGCACCGGGACCATTCCCTGGAGGTTCTCACGGAAGCCCTGGAGGAGGCCCTTGCCCTCAAGCGGGTCACGGCAGAGACGGTTCGTCAGCTGGTGTGGAACCGAACCCCCTCGGTGGTCCCGGAGGCCTCGGTCCCGGATCCCCTGGCGGAGTTGCCCGCCGGCTGCGCCCCCGACCCGAGCCGCTACGACACCTTGCTGGGGGAGGCGGTGGCATGAGCGGACCGACCCACGACCGGGACACGGCCGTCCAAACCCTCTGCCGGGACCTCAAACTCCCCGGGGTCCTGAGACACTACCGAAACGGCATCGTCCCCACCGACCCCAAGGACTACCTCCAGGAAAGCCTGGAGGCGGAACGGACCTCCCGACGGGAGAAACGGCTGAAGAACCTCCTGAAGGGAGCGAGGCTTCCCTACGCCCGCACCCTTTCGGAGTACGACTTCCTGCGCCTTCCCTCCCTGCCGAAGGAGCAGATCCTCTCCTTGGCCCAGGGGGACTTCCTTCGTCGCCGGGAGAACCTGGTTCTCCTGGGGAACTCGGGGACCGGCAAGACCCATGTGGCCATTGGCGTAGCCGCATCCTGCATCGCCGCAGGCTACGCAGTCCGGTTCACCACTGCCCTGACGCTGGCCCAGGAACTGCTCCTGGCCCAGGACGAACACCGCCTCCCCCGGGTGCTCAAATCCTACGACCGGTATGACCTCGTGGTGGTGGACGAACTGGGTTACCTGGGCCTGGGTCCCGGAGGAGCCCCCCTGTTCCAGTTCTTTGCGGAGCGGTACGAGAGAAAGAGCGTCTGCATCACCACAAACCTGGAGTTCGGCCGTTGGGCCGAGGTCTTCGGGGACGCCACCCTGACGGAGGCCCTCCTGGACCGCCTGACCCACCACGCACACATCTTTGTCTTCAGGGGGGAATCCTATCGGTTTGCTCAGCGCAGCGCCAGGACAATGACCGCCTAGGCGGCATCCATCAGGCAAGGGGGATTGGGGTGGGTCCCTTTTCGAGGATCACACTGGGCGCATTTTCGGTTGACGAAAACACTCCATTGACAGGCCGAACCAGGTATGGAGCACGGACATCACCTACCTTCCCATGAACAGCGGCTTCCTGTACCTTGTGGCGGTGATCGACTGGCACAGCCGGTACGTCCTGTCCTGGGGACTGTCCAACACCCTGGACGCGACCTTCTGCATCGAAGCTCTGGAAGAGGCCCTGTCCCAGGGGACACCGGAGATATTCAATACCGACCAGGGCAGCCAGTTCACCAGCAAGGCCTTCCTGGGGCCACTGAAGGACCGGGAGATCCGCATCAGCATGGATGGCCGAGGGCGAGCGTTGGACAACATCTTCGTGGAACGTTTCTGGAGGACCTTGAAGTACGAATGGCTCTACCTGAACGACTACCAGGAGGTTCGAGAGCTCAAGTTGGGACTTAGAGAGTATATGAAGTTCTACAACGAGCAACGGCTTCATTCATCGCTGCGCTACCGGACTCCACAGGAAGTGCACTTCACCACCCCGGGTTCCATGGCGGTCTGACCTTAACAAACCTTGCCGCTCCCGTGGTCTTGACATTGGGGTCCACCATACCTCCGGTCACGTCCATCGACTCGTCACGGCGTTTCCATACCTCATAGGAAGGCTTGAAGCGAAGGCCGCCGCTTCCGCTCGCTGCGGCGCGGGGCCTCGTTTCCATACCTCATAGGAAGGCTTGAAGCCAAAGGGTGACAAGGGACACCAGGCGATCCCTTGAGTTTCCATACCTCATAGGAAGGCTTGAAGCGCGGCGGTGATGATGGCCCGAACCGTTGGGAAGACCATGTTTCCATACCTCATAGGAAGGCTTGAAGCCTGGACGTGGATTACTCGGCGCACTGGGTCCGAGGTTTCCATACCTCATAGGAAGGCTTGAAGCCGTGGGTGGGTGTGCGTGGGGAGTTTATTGAGGGTTGGGTTTCCATACCTCATAGGAAGGCTTGAAGCGAGGGATCGAACGTCCTCCAAGGCCAGCACCAGAGCGTTTCCATACCTCATAGGAAGGCTTGAAGCGTAGTCTGCCCGCAGTGCCTCCCTCCACATGGCGAGTTTCCATACCTCATAGGAAGGCTTGAAGCGGCCTGGTATCCATGTCCATGATGCCAGCGCCAATGTTTCCATACCTCATAGGAAGGCTTGAAGCTCGGACCAGGACCTCATCT
The sequence above is drawn from the Aminomonas paucivorans DSM 12260 genome and encodes:
- the istB gene encoding IS21-like element helper ATPase IstB, with translation MSGPTHDRDTAVQTLCRDLKLPGVLRHYRNGIVPTDPKDYLQESLEAERTSRREKRLKNLLKGARLPYARTLSEYDFLRLPSLPKEQILSLAQGDFLRRRENLVLLGNSGTGKTHVAIGVAASCIAAGYAVRFTTALTLAQELLLAQDEHRLPRVLKSYDRYDLVVVDELGYLGLGPGGAPLFQFFAERYERKSVCITTNLEFGRWAEVFGDATLTEALLDRLTHHAHIFVFRGESYRFAQRSARTMTA